A DNA window from Carnobacterium funditum DSM 5970 contains the following coding sequences:
- a CDS encoding MDR family MFS transporter gives MDDQLRREPKETKQIASILGVIIMGTFVTILNQTLMSTALPSIMKEFSITTTQGQWLTTAYMLINGIMVPITAYLVNRFTTRQLYLFAMSTFSVGTLVAATSKIYSLLIVGRMIQAIGAGIVLPLQMIVILFLFPIEKRGAAMGLIGLAMNFAPAIGPTFSGWVVQNYEWNRIFYFVLPFAVLDVLVAFFVLKNVGEIGRPKLDWLSVIYSTIGFGGLLFGFSNASSHPFFSINVALSIFVGISSIILLVKRSKQLKNPLLDFRVFKYQGYRLNLMISFIITAGLYGAIILLPIYFQTIRGLSPMQSGMILLPGALVLAVMSPITGRLFDKYGGKKLAIIGLILITTMTVMIGFIDLETPIRTIVILQMIRSLGFSLTLMPLQTGAYNAVPLSMAPDASAMFNTQRQLAGSMGTALFVVVMTLASNTVAVKALNSVQLANLAGFQAVFLLVGGFSFVALVMTVFMKDDTMIRE, from the coding sequence ATGGACGATCAGTTAAGGAGGGAACCGAAAGAAACAAAACAAATAGCATCTATTTTAGGTGTTATTATTATGGGAACTTTCGTTACGATACTAAATCAAACGTTAATGAGTACAGCTCTTCCTAGCATTATGAAAGAGTTTTCGATTACAACAACTCAAGGACAATGGTTGACAACGGCTTATATGTTAATTAACGGAATTATGGTACCTATTACTGCCTATTTAGTAAACAGGTTTACAACAAGACAACTTTATTTATTTGCTATGTCAACTTTTTCAGTTGGGACTCTAGTTGCAGCTACTTCTAAAATTTATAGTCTTCTTATTGTTGGTCGAATGATTCAAGCAATCGGTGCTGGAATTGTCTTGCCACTTCAAATGATTGTTATATTATTTTTGTTTCCGATTGAAAAAAGGGGAGCGGCAATGGGGTTGATAGGGTTAGCTATGAATTTTGCGCCAGCGATAGGACCAACATTTTCAGGATGGGTTGTACAAAACTATGAATGGAACAGGATATTTTATTTCGTTTTACCTTTCGCAGTGTTAGATGTACTCGTTGCTTTTTTTGTTTTAAAAAATGTAGGAGAAATTGGCCGCCCGAAACTAGATTGGCTTAGTGTTATTTATTCAACCATAGGATTTGGAGGTTTATTATTTGGTTTTAGTAATGCATCATCACATCCGTTCTTCAGTATAAACGTTGCCTTATCAATTTTCGTGGGTATTTCATCTATCATATTGTTAGTAAAGCGAAGCAAACAATTAAAAAACCCGCTATTAGATTTCAGGGTATTTAAATACCAAGGATATCGTCTGAATTTAATGATTTCTTTTATTATTACTGCTGGTTTATACGGTGCAATTATATTGTTGCCTATATACTTCCAGACTATTCGCGGTTTATCTCCGATGCAATCAGGGATGATATTGTTACCAGGAGCACTGGTACTTGCGGTCATGAGTCCAATAACCGGGCGTCTTTTTGATAAATATGGCGGTAAAAAATTGGCTATAATAGGTTTGATTCTTATTACAACAATGACAGTGATGATTGGTTTTATCGATTTGGAAACGCCCATTAGAACGATTGTGATTTTACAAATGATTCGTTCATTAGGATTTTCATTGACATTGATGCCACTACAAACAGGAGCGTACAATGCTGTACCATTATCAATGGCGCCAGACGCTTCAGCAATGTTTAATACTCAACGTCAACTAGCTGGGTCAATGGGAACTGCTTTATTTGTAGTTGTTATGACTTTAGCCTCCAATACAGTCGCTGTAAAAGCTTTAAACTCAGTTCAGTTAGCTAATCTAGCTGGTTTTCAGGCAGTATTTTTACTTGTGGGAGGTTTTTCATTTGTAGCTTTAGTCATGACCGTTTTCATGAAAGATGATACAATGATACGAGAATAA
- the trmB gene encoding tRNA (guanosine(46)-N7)-methyltransferase TrmB: MRLRKKPGAPAKIAEYSQYIANTPEEWIGKWYDRFKNDYPIHIEVGTGKGRFITEMAKIHPEINYIGIELQESVIVVALDKLIEEKLPNLQLLHVNGGSLTQYFAKGEVDRVYLNFSDPWPKSRHEKRRLTFSSFLKNYEEVLIPEGEIHFKTDNQGLFEYSLSSFSKYGMILDQVWLNLHESSFEDNIMTEYEEKFSNRGQRIYRTVAKFPKRK, translated from the coding sequence ATGCGTTTAAGAAAGAAACCGGGAGCACCGGCTAAAATAGCTGAATACTCACAATATATTGCTAACACTCCTGAGGAATGGATTGGTAAGTGGTATGATCGCTTTAAAAACGATTACCCCATTCATATTGAAGTTGGAACTGGAAAAGGTCGTTTTATTACTGAAATGGCCAAAATTCATCCTGAAATCAATTACATAGGGATAGAATTACAAGAAAGTGTCATAGTGGTCGCTTTGGATAAACTAATCGAAGAAAAATTACCTAATTTGCAACTACTCCATGTTAACGGTGGATCATTAACACAATATTTTGCTAAGGGAGAAGTCGATAGAGTCTATTTGAACTTTTCTGATCCATGGCCGAAAAGCCGCCATGAAAAAAGACGGTTAACTTTTTCTAGTTTTTTAAAAAACTATGAAGAAGTGTTGATTCCAGAAGGTGAGATCCATTTCAAAACGGATAATCAAGGACTCTTTGAATATTCATTAAGTAGTTTTTCTAAATATGGAATGATTTTAGATCAAGTTTGGCTAAACTTACATGAAAGTAGTTTTGAAGATAATATTATGACTGAGTATGAAGAGAAATTTTCAAATCGCGGACAACGAATTTACCGAACTGTAGCAAAATTTCCTAAAAGAAAATAA
- a CDS encoding ABC transporter permease, whose amino-acid sequence MMNDIWKKRSAQHQKKMMHYLKYVLNDHFVIVCLFLFGALGYAYSELLKSLTDSFNYGRVIAVVVFTGLILIGKLATFLKEADIVFLLPKEKELKNYLQLAKKRSIILPAVIITLGTSIIMPLLVATSSFKFTDMFFFVVYLIMIKNLEFEIQHLCMKVFSSHKRNKIRLIFLVTIFAGSSLLVFLSPLVGIAYAFIMNGLWLKYGVKYRYNLQYQWQDMIKQERNRVQRIYQFINLFTDVPILKSTVRRRKYLDVFLNKNKKDHEKTFNYLYTRAFLRGTEYSGLFIRLSLIAMGLMLVVEPFLLHLLVALLFLYLTGFQLIPLYFHFDNMAMAVLYPINHQQKLKAIKAILFKILLIQSFGILLVSLVVLSLFEALLLMATLMVFSLLFSYFYLPTRIKKMQRY is encoded by the coding sequence ATGATGAATGATATTTGGAAAAAAAGATCTGCTCAACATCAGAAAAAAATGATGCACTATTTAAAATATGTATTGAATGATCATTTTGTTATTGTATGTTTATTTCTTTTTGGAGCCTTAGGGTATGCTTATTCAGAACTACTTAAAAGTTTAACAGATTCGTTTAACTATGGACGCGTAATAGCGGTTGTTGTTTTTACAGGTTTAATCTTAATCGGAAAACTAGCAACTTTTTTGAAAGAAGCAGATATTGTTTTTTTATTACCAAAAGAAAAAGAATTAAAAAATTATCTTCAATTAGCCAAAAAACGGAGTATTATTTTGCCAGCTGTTATAATTACACTAGGGACAAGTATAATTATGCCATTATTGGTCGCAACGTCTTCGTTTAAATTTACCGATATGTTCTTTTTTGTAGTATACTTAATAATGATAAAAAATTTAGAATTTGAGATACAACATCTTTGTATGAAAGTTTTCTCCTCACATAAAAGAAATAAAATTAGACTTATATTTTTAGTTACAATATTTGCTGGAAGTAGTTTATTAGTATTTTTGTCACCGCTGGTAGGAATTGCGTATGCTTTTATAATGAACGGATTATGGTTAAAGTATGGAGTTAAGTATCGCTATAATCTTCAATATCAATGGCAAGATATGATAAAACAAGAACGGAATCGTGTACAACGCATTTATCAATTTATCAATTTATTTACAGATGTACCTATTTTAAAAAGTACGGTCAGAAGACGTAAGTACTTAGATGTTTTCTTAAATAAAAATAAAAAAGATCATGAAAAAACATTTAATTATTTATATACACGAGCGTTTCTCAGAGGTACTGAGTATAGTGGTCTATTTATCCGCTTGTCTTTGATTGCCATGGGACTTATGTTAGTTGTAGAACCATTTTTGCTTCATTTGTTAGTAGCATTGCTTTTTTTGTATTTGACGGGATTTCAGTTAATTCCACTATATTTTCATTTTGATAATATGGCGATGGCCGTTTTATATCCAATTAATCATCAACAAAAACTAAAAGCGATAAAAGCAATTTTATTTAAAATACTTCTAATACAAAGTTTTGGAATACTCCTTGTGTCATTAGTTGTTTTATCTTTATTTGAAGCTCTATTATTGATGGCTACTTTAATGGTATTTAGTCTGTTATTCAGTTATTTTTATTTGCCAACTAGAATTAAAAAAATGCAACGATATTAA
- the dat gene encoding D-amino-acid transaminase, with protein sequence MKVIWNNQLVEREDVKIDMEDRGYQFADGLYEVIRVYNGVLFTAKQHIERLFTGAKKIDLILPFTREKLIKLLSELIEGNQIETGNIYLQVTRGVSSPRNHAYPETECTSTVFTASTTSVPRNLKMMNDGIKVITLPDMRWLHCDIKSISLLGNIMAKHEAHKKGKDEAILYRDNRVTECSTSNISIIKDNIIYTHPDGNLILPGITKSVLFKVARQAGITVKEETFTLKELKEADEVFASSTTMEAMPVIEIDGELVGGGNCGPVVKLLQSLYVTEIETECGIIS encoded by the coding sequence ATGAAAGTTATTTGGAATAATCAACTTGTTGAACGGGAAGATGTTAAAATCGATATGGAAGATAGAGGGTATCAATTCGCTGATGGTCTTTATGAAGTTATACGTGTTTATAATGGTGTATTGTTTACTGCAAAGCAACATATTGAACGTTTATTCACAGGTGCTAAAAAGATAGATTTAATTTTACCATTTACAAGAGAAAAATTAATAAAGCTGTTAAGTGAATTAATTGAGGGGAATCAAATTGAAACTGGTAATATTTATTTACAAGTGACCAGAGGAGTTTCAAGCCCAAGAAATCATGCTTACCCAGAAACTGAATGTACTTCAACTGTTTTCACAGCTTCAACAACAAGTGTTCCACGTAATTTGAAAATGATGAACGATGGTATAAAGGTTATTACGTTACCAGATATGAGATGGCTACATTGTGATATTAAATCCATCAGTCTTTTAGGAAATATTATGGCTAAGCATGAAGCACACAAAAAAGGTAAAGATGAAGCAATCTTGTATCGTGATAATCGTGTCACAGAATGCTCTACATCTAACATTTCAATAATAAAGGACAACATTATTTATACTCATCCTGATGGTAATTTAATTTTACCTGGGATAACAAAATCAGTACTGTTTAAAGTTGCTAGACAAGCTGGAATAACAGTTAAAGAAGAAACCTTTACACTCAAAGAATTAAAAGAAGCAGATGAAGTATTTGCATCTAGTACGACAATGGAGGCAATGCCTGTTATAGAGATTGATGGTGAGCTTGTTGGCGGTGGCAACTGTGGGCCAGTTGTTAAGCTGTTACAGAGCCTTTATGTTACCGAAATTGAAACAGAGTGTGGTATAATTAGCTGA
- a CDS encoding ABC transporter ATP-binding protein yields MSLKVLNVTGGYTQVPVLKDVSFEVNDGELIGLIGLNGAGKSTIIKHIIGLMEPIKGEIILDGQTLKQEITSYRKKIGYVPEMPVLYEELTLREHIEITGMAYDIPSEIAFKRAGKLLKTFRLENKLDWFPAYFSKGMKQKVMILCAFLIEPSLYIIDEPFVGLDPLGINALLDLMNEMKQQGASILMSTHILATAERECDRFVLLHEGKVRADGTLADLRETFGMPSATLDEIYLQLTKEEDEQR; encoded by the coding sequence TAAATGTTACAGGCGGCTATACTCAAGTTCCTGTATTAAAAGATGTATCCTTTGAAGTAAATGATGGAGAATTAATTGGGTTAATTGGCCTTAATGGAGCTGGGAAAAGTACAATTATTAAGCATATTATCGGTTTGATGGAGCCGATAAAAGGAGAAATAATACTAGATGGCCAGACATTAAAACAAGAAATCACTAGTTATCGCAAAAAGATTGGTTATGTTCCTGAAATGCCAGTTTTATATGAAGAATTAACATTGCGTGAGCATATTGAAATTACTGGAATGGCTTATGATATCCCCTCTGAAATTGCATTTAAAAGAGCTGGGAAATTACTTAAAACTTTTCGATTAGAAAATAAACTTGATTGGTTCCCTGCATATTTTTCTAAAGGGATGAAACAAAAAGTTATGATTCTCTGTGCGTTTTTAATTGAACCTAGTTTATATATTATTGATGAACCATTTGTTGGTTTAGATCCATTAGGAATTAATGCATTATTAGATTTGATGAATGAAATGAAGCAACAAGGAGCTTCTATTTTGATGTCCACTCATATATTAGCTACAGCAGAAAGAGAATGTGACCGTTTTGTTTTACTCCATGAAGGAAAAGTACGAGCAGATGGAACTTTGGCTGATCTAAGAGAAACATTCGGTATGCCATCTGCAACATTAGATGAGATTTATCTTCAACTGACTAAAGAAGAGGATGAGCAAAGATGA
- a CDS encoding phosphotransferase family protein yields MNFEIDSGWKLHPVGGDTGQAYMGIRAEEKLFLKRNSSPFLAALSVEGITPRLVWTKRIGNGDVLTAQEWLNGRTLEGKEMSSSAVAQLLSRIHTSEPLRSMLSRVGGKEITPEILLQNYEKELPNDLQNHPLLNSIFTNLKIEAATMKSVTPKVCHGDIYQKNWLLSDQNRLYLVDWDSAMLADPAMDLSMLLFQYVQRENWIDWLEYYGVVATNELIERILWYASMNYLTQTKRHHHESRFYEMNKDILKLQTIHSVAPDGRE; encoded by the coding sequence ATGAATTTTGAAATAGATTCTGGATGGAAGTTACATCCAGTCGGTGGTGACACAGGTCAAGCTTATATGGGAATCAGAGCAGAAGAAAAGCTTTTTTTAAAGCGAAATTCTTCGCCTTTTTTAGCTGCACTTTCAGTTGAAGGTATTACCCCAAGGCTAGTCTGGACAAAGCGCATCGGAAATGGAGATGTGTTGACAGCCCAAGAATGGTTAAATGGTCGTACCCTTGAGGGGAAGGAAATGTCCTCCTCTGCAGTTGCTCAGTTGCTGAGTCGTATTCACACTTCAGAGCCATTGAGAAGTATGTTATCACGAGTGGGTGGAAAAGAAATAACCCCTGAAATATTACTTCAAAATTATGAAAAGGAGTTACCAAATGATTTACAAAATCATCCATTATTGAATAGCATATTTACAAACTTGAAGATAGAAGCAGCCACTATGAAATCTGTTACTCCTAAAGTTTGTCATGGAGATATCTATCAAAAAAATTGGTTATTATCAGATCAAAATCGTTTATACTTGGTTGATTGGGACTCTGCCATGTTGGCAGATCCAGCAATGGATTTAAGTATGTTGCTCTTTCAATATGTACAACGCGAAAATTGGATTGATTGGCTTGAATACTATGGAGTTGTTGCTACAAACGAATTGATTGAACGTATATTATGGTATGCCTCAATGAATTATTTGACACAGACAAAACGTCATCATCATGAGTCTAGGTTTTACGAAATGAACAAAGATATCTTGAAATTACAAACTATTCACTCAGTAGCACCAGATGGAAGAGAGTAG
- a CDS encoding IS30 family transposase: MTYTHITMDELVMIEAYYHQGIPVAKIAAYLNRTRTPINNVIRFFRAGHTAFEYYLRYKKNKKQCGREKVVLPEEQHLYIKEKVAEGWTPDVIIGRKEMTIDCSVRTLYRQFKEKTFDEATLPMKGKRKPNGHQERRGRQAYKRNISERIIDYPTFKEEFGHIEGDTIVGVRHKSAVITLVEILSKAIITLKPKGRKACDIESAMNQWFQSIPKKLFKSITFDCGKEFSNWKSLCNQHDVAIYFADPGTPSQRALNENSNGLLRKDGLPKEMDFNEVDQAFVSSVAHKRNIIPRKSLNYQTPLEVFMSYMDEDILYSLI, translated from the coding sequence ATGACCTATACCCATATTACCATGGATGAACTAGTGATGATAGAAGCTTATTACCATCAAGGTATTCCAGTTGCTAAAATAGCTGCTTACTTGAATCGTACTCGAACACCGATTAATAATGTTATCAGGTTCTTCAGAGCAGGACATACAGCTTTCGAGTATTACCTACGGTATAAGAAAAACAAGAAGCAGTGTGGACGCGAAAAAGTTGTTTTACCAGAAGAACAACATCTTTATATCAAGGAAAAAGTAGCTGAAGGCTGGACGCCTGATGTCATTATTGGCCGTAAAGAAATGACAATAGACTGTTCCGTACGAACACTTTATAGACAATTTAAAGAAAAAACATTCGATGAAGCTACCCTTCCAATGAAAGGGAAAAGAAAGCCTAACGGACATCAAGAACGTAGAGGTAGACAAGCTTATAAACGAAATATCTCTGAAAGAATAATAGATTATCCAACATTTAAAGAAGAATTTGGTCATATCGAAGGAGATACCATTGTAGGTGTCCGCCACAAAAGTGCGGTCATTACTCTAGTAGAGATTTTATCGAAAGCTATCATTACCTTAAAGCCCAAAGGGCGTAAAGCCTGCGACATTGAGAGTGCTATGAATCAATGGTTCCAATCCATACCAAAAAAATTATTCAAATCAATTACTTTTGATTGCGGTAAGGAGTTCTCCAACTGGAAATCTTTGTGCAACCAGCATGATGTCGCTATCTACTTCGCTGACCCTGGAACGCCTTCACAACGAGCTTTAAACGAGAATTCTAATGGGCTTCTTCGAAAAGATGGATTGCCAAAAGAAATGGATTTCAACGAAGTTGATCAGGCTTTCGTATCGTCTGTTGCACACAAACGGAATATAATTCCAAGAAAGTCATTAAATTACCAAACACCGCTGGAAGTTTTTATGAGTTACATGGATGAAGATATTTTGTATAGCTTAATTTGA